In the Oncorhynchus nerka isolate Pitt River linkage group LG2, Oner_Uvic_2.0, whole genome shotgun sequence genome, one interval contains:
- the LOC115144836 gene encoding LOW QUALITY PROTEIN: opioid growth factor receptor-like (The sequence of the model RefSeq protein was modified relative to this genomic sequence to represent the inferred CDS: substituted 1 base at 1 genomic stop codon), whose protein sequence is MPNLQFYRGQIPSSPDGVFIEDFHNKXHRKYSKLEEVHSYIQWLFPLQEPGINYQPKELTKKEIETLLEDGTAKQRLVASYKLMLDFYGIELSNDITGEVKLVNNWRERFDNLERNTHNNLRITRILKCLGTLGFTHYQAPLVRFFLEQTLVKDKLYNVKESALNYFIFAVIDKQERRNLVKYAYAHYEPKHEFVWCPKTIQSIFGGETFPDDNNPIDLKHDDIDDNTASYQSVSHNVNKNEPMDRSGMAGEVSDVM, encoded by the exons ATGCCTAATTTACAGTTCTACCGTGGACAAATACCCTCCTCCCCTGATG GTGTCTTCATTGAGGATTTTCACAATAAATAGCACAGGAAATATTCAAAACTGGAAGAAGTTCACTCATACATCCAATG GTTGTTCCCACTTCAAGAACCAGGAATAAATTATCAACCCAAGGAACTCACCAAGAAGGAAATTGAG ACTTTACTTGAAGATGGCACAGCAAAGCAGAGGCTGGTTGCATCCTACAAGCTCATGCTGGACTTCTACGGCATAGAGCTGTCAAATGACATTACAGGGGAAGTGAAACTTGTGAATAACTGGCGTGAGAGATTTGACAACCTGGAAAG aaacacacacaacaacctgCGCATCACCCGCATCCTGAAGTGCCTGGGCACTCTGGGGTTCACCCACTACCAGGCCCCACTGGTCCGCTTCTTCCTAGAGCAGACTCTTGTCAAGGACAAGCTGTACAATGTCAAGGAAAGTGCCCTCAACTACTTCATCTTCGCTGTCATTGATAAGCAAGAGCGCAGGAATTTAGTTAAGTATGCCTATGCACACTATGAGCCCAAACATGAGTTTGTGTGGTGCCCCAAGACAATCCAGAGTATATTCGGGGGAGAGACATTCCCAGATGATAATAACCCAATTGATCtgaaacacgatgacattgacGACAACACTGCCAGTTATCAGTCTGTCTCTCACAATGTTAACAAGAATGAGCCAATGGATAGGAGTGGAATGGCAGGTGAGGTTAGTGACGTAATGTGA